One Pseudomonas sp. B21_DOA genomic window, GACGATCGCGCGCTGCTGCGCAAGCGTCTGAAGGTGGCTTTCGAGCAATTGCAGAGCCAGGGCGAAGCGGCGGTTGATACGTCGAAACTGGCGGTGTTCGGTTTCTGCTTCGGTGGTTGCTGTGCGCTGGATCTGGCCCGCACTGGCGCGCCGGTAAAAGCGGCGGTGTCGTTCCACGGCACGCTGGATTCGCCGAATCCGGCGGATGCGCAGAACATCAAGGGCTCGGTGCTGGTGCTGCACGGCGCGTCCGATCCATTGGTGCCGAAAGAGCAACTGCCGGCGTTCGAAGATGAAATGAACGCGGCGAAGGTCGACTGGCAGTTGCTCAGCTACGGCGGTGCGGTGCATTCGTTTACCGATCCGCACGCCAACGTACCGGGCAAGATGATGTACGACGAAAAGACCGCCAAGCGCGCGTTCAAGTCGATGCATGATTTGCTGGATGAAGTGTTCAAGGGCTGATTGCCCTCAGATCAAAGATCGCAGCCTTCGGCAGCTCCTACGTAAGTCCGGTGTAGGAGCTGCCGAAGGCTGCGATCTTTGTTTTTAACGGCCTGGCGGTAATTCGATCCGCTCGACTTCCCCGGCACCGTCGGCCAATCCCCGGCTGCCCATTTGCGCCGTGCCTCATCAATCGCCGCCGGATCGCTCGCAACGAAATTCCAATTGATCCGTCTGGGCCCGTCCAGCGGTGCGCCGCCGAACACCACCGCGTGCACATCGCTTTCGGCAAACAGGCTCATCTCTTCGCCGGCTGGCAATACCACCAGCGCATGCGGCTCGATCGCCTCGCCATTCAACTGCGCATCACCGCTCAACACGTACACCGCGCGTTCTTCATGCTCGGTGGGAATCAGCAGGGTGGTAGCAGTCTGCATCTTCACTTCGGCATACAGCGTCGGAGAAAGCACCGGTACCGGCGATTCCAGGCAAAAACCTGACCCGGCAATCATGCGAATCTGCACGCCGAGGTTATCGCTGACTGGCAACGTCGCTGCCGGATGATGGCTGTAATGCCCCGGGCCCTGTTCGTGTTCTTTGGGGAGGCCAGCCAGACTTGCAGGCCGTGCAGGGTGAAGGTCTCGGCGAGCAGCGGCGCAGGCGTACGCTCGACGTGGGCGATGGCGCTGCCAGCGGTCATCCAGCTGACATCTCCGGCAGCGACCACTTGATCAGAACCCAGACTGTCCTTGTGCTGCAATTGCCCTTCGAACAGATAGGTAAGCGTCGACAGACCAATGTGCGGATGCTGTCGGATATCCATGCCTTTGCCCGTCGGATAAATCGTTTCGAGCATGTGGTCGAAAAACACGAAAGGCCCGACGTTGCGGCATTTGGCTGACGGCAGCGGGCGCAGAATCGGCTGGCCTTCGACGTCTTCGGCGCGGGGGCGGATGATCAGGAGTGGCGTGTCCATGGTGCATTCCAGGCTGAGCGGGTGATGCCAGAAGCATAACCCGCCGCTGGCATCGGGAGGATTATTGGCTATCGAAGCCTTGTGGCGCGTGAGTTTCGATGCTGACTTCGCTGGTGGTCATCAACTTGTGAATCGGGCAGCGATCGGCGACTCGCAACAGTTCTTCACGCTGGGCGTCGGTGAGTACGCCTTTGAGCGTCAGGCTGACATGCAGGGCGTATTTGCCTTTCTGTTCCTGGCTGTTGTCGCGCTTCACTTCGACGCCCACGCCGGTCAGCGGGATGTCTTTTTCTTCGCGTACATCTTCAGGGTCAGCGCTTTGCAGGCGCCGAGGGCGGCGTCGAAGTAGTCGTGTGGTTCTGGCGCGGTGCCTTCACCTCCGGCGGTTTTCGGTACATCGGCAAACAATTCGTGGTCGTCGATCTGGACGGTGTGACGAAAACCTTCGGCAGAGACGGTATTGACGGTGACAGTCATGGAAACCTCACAGGCGGCAGGAAAAATCGTTCGATCAAAACAGACCTTGCAGTTATAGAGCATTCCCGGCAGTTGGCGTTGCGCTTTTCGGCAGGGATGAACCCTTGTGGTTCGGACGCGGTCTAGGCTATGCCCATCTGCCGGAGATTACTTGTGTCCTTGTCTCGTCTGAGTCTTGCCTGCCTGCTGCTGTTCGCTGGCAGCGCCGGCGCCCGCGAATACACCTACAGCGACGCGCACCTGCATTACGTGGATTTTTTCCAGGAAAGCGCCGGCATGCAGAAATTGCTCACGGCCATGAAAGAAAATTCCATTGAGCACGTGATGATTTCCGGCATTCCCGTGGCGAAGAAATGGCATGAAGACGAACCCAAGCGTCCGCGCTACTACGCCGGCGATGACGCCGATGCCTATTGGTACAGCGCCACCGATGTGATCATTGCCGACGCGGTGCAAAAACTCGCCCCAGAGCAGCGCCAGTACTTTCATCCGTTCCTGTCCGGCTTCAATCCCAATGACAAGAATTCCGCCGCGCATATACAGCGCATGCTCGAGCTGTATCCGGGTTTGTGGCAGGGCATCGGCGAGGTGTTCACCCGGCACGATGACCTGACCGCGCTGACCTCCGGCGACACACCCCGGGCCAACAATGAGGCAATGACCAAGATCTATCACCTCGCCGCGGAAAATGATCTGCCGGTGATGCTGCATTCCAACATCACTTCAAAGCGTGAGAAAAATCCGCTGTACCTGAAGGAAGTCGAAGAGCCGCTGCGCAATCATCCGCACACGCGGTTCATCTGGGCGCACGCTGGCACCAGCGCCGAGATTCATCGGCATCAAACGCAATTACCGTTTTTGTTGCCAACCCTGACGCGCATGCTTGAGGCTTATCCGAATCTGTTTATCGACCTGTCGTGGAGCACGCTCACGCCGTACTTGCTGGACGAGCAGGGCAGGCCGCGCGCGCAATGGCTGGCGCTGGTGGAAAAATATCCCGAGCGCTTCATGCTTGGCTCTGACGTGGTAGGACGATTCAACAAGCTCGGGGAGGAAATGCACAGCTACAAACCATTTCTCGATGCGCTGCCAGAGGCGATTGCGCGAAAGGTAGCAAGGGACAACTTCCTGGCAATATTGCCGCGCAATACAAGCAAACCCGCCGACTCGCGCTGAAACGACAAAGCCATGGGTTCGAACTAGCCGCTCGTCTGCCTATCGCCTTTTCGTCTTACGCAAATTCAGGGCAATGCCGATACCTTCTAAAGCAACCCGCTGCAGGCTGATGCAGCGCTTTTGGAAGGAGCCAGAGTGATGAATATCCGTAGTCTCAATATTGCCCCGCGCGCCGGTTTCGGTTTCGGCCTGCTGGCCTTGATGGTGTTTGCTCTTGGCGCGTTCGCCTTGCTGCAAATGTCGAACATGCGCGCACAGTCCGATGAAGTCGACAACAACTGGCTGCCAAGCGTGATGGCCGTCGGTGAGATGAGTCAGGACATGCTGCGTCTGCGCGCACTGACCATGCGCCTGTTGCTCAATCGTGACCCCAAGGCACTGGAGCAGAACGTCGCCAAGCTCAGCGAACTGCGCAGTGGCTTGAGCGAGGCGCAGCAGCGCTATGACGTGTTGATCGCCTTGCCGGAGGAGCGTGCGCTGTTCGATCGCTTCAAGGTTGCCGAGCACAAGTACCTGGAGTTGCAGGCGCAAGTCCTACAGCTATCGGCACAAAATCGGGTCGCTGAGGCCTCGGCAATTCTTAATGATCAGATGAGCCCGCTGGCCGATGAGATCGCTGTCACTCTGCGCGATCTGGTCGAGATGAATAAACACAATGCCAACCTGGCCACCGAGGCGGCACGCTTGGTGTTCAACCAATCGCGGGTATGGGTTGGGGTGATGATCGCCATGGCCGCGCTGATCACCATTGGCCTGGCATTGCTGCTGACGCGCAGCATCGTCGTGCCGTTGTCGCAATCGCTCAGCGTGGCCGAGGTGGTGGCCGGCGGGGATTTGACCGGTGACATTCATATCGCTGGCAAAGACGAGCCGGCGCGCCTGCTGCAAGCGCTGAAAAGCATGCAGCACAACTTGCGCGACACGATCCGGCGCATTTCCGAGTCG contains:
- a CDS encoding dienelactone hydrolase family protein, whose product is MSQVTVRSVVYQIDGQAYEGRLAFDAEHKGARPGLLMAPNWMGVSAGAEDIAKAVAAEGYVVLIADVYGQTERPQNADEALAAMMPLKDDRALLRKRLKVAFEQLQSQGEAAVDTSKLAVFGFCFGGCCALDLARTGAPVKAAVSFHGTLDSPNPADAQNIKGSVLVLHGASDPLVPKEQLPAFEDEMNAAKVDWQLLSYGGAVHSFTDPHANVPGKMMYDEKTAKRAFKSMHDLLDEVFKG
- a CDS encoding amidohydrolase; the protein is MPICRRLLVSLSRLSLACLLLFAGSAGAREYTYSDAHLHYVDFFQESAGMQKLLTAMKENSIEHVMISGIPVAKKWHEDEPKRPRYYAGDDADAYWYSATDVIIADAVQKLAPEQRQYFHPFLSGFNPNDKNSAAHIQRMLELYPGLWQGIGEVFTRHDDLTALTSGDTPRANNEAMTKIYHLAAENDLPVMLHSNITSKREKNPLYLKEVEEPLRNHPHTRFIWAHAGTSAEIHRHQTQLPFLLPTLTRMLEAYPNLFIDLSWSTLTPYLLDEQGRPRAQWLALVEKYPERFMLGSDVVGRFNKLGEEMHSYKPFLDALPEAIARKVARDNFLAILPRNTSKPADSR